The following are encoded in a window of Oncorhynchus masou masou isolate Uvic2021 chromosome 17, UVic_Omas_1.1, whole genome shotgun sequence genomic DNA:
- the tnn gene encoding tenascin-N isoform X1 — MTTRLHWPSRALCLIGILCTVTATYVTEDSPAPAEKGVTFSHIYKIDLTKSPGCKLALQTMPHQQDQGLGLQELEGGPTLEGDKDIVFRHQINLKTSKCDCDESEHFKSLLYRVNALEEEVEHLKSQCSQGFCGGKGGGAGGVDTSCSGHGTYQHDTCSCQCNPGWEGPDCSISTCPDECNDHGRCVDGKCVCLAGYMGSDCSQLMCPGDCNDKGHCVDGKCVCLAGYMGSDCSQLMCPGDCNDKGHCVDGKCVCLAGYMGSDCSQLMCPGDCNDKGHCVDGKCVCLAGYMGSDCSQLMCPGDCNDKGHCVDGKCVCLAGYMGSDCSQLMCPGDCNDKGHCVDGKCVCFSHFTGEDCSEQKCSPDCVHGTCVNGMCICDEGFFGDDCSAVIGPNGLRLVRVTDVSLLVEWQAVRAAEYYVLAWHPEGNEAELERVTVPNTETSYLITGLRPGVTYIVQVYAVIKEIQSEGDRIEATTVVSGIDGIRVLGQTEDSIQVDWQNPAAPLDHFRLTHANPDGQEEEQIVPMSAEARTTNTIVGLQPGTEYLITVQGIKGTIEGKASFVTGVTDLDAPTNLLTKEVTQDTATVEWQKVQAEIDGYMISYSSAEGSSGEIPVGADSNSYRLTGLRPGVIYTVYIWAVKGSRVSRKSSTVAETDLDAPTNLLTREVTEDTADVSWDRPLGDIDGYMISYSSAEGSSGEIPVGADSNSYRLTGLRPGVIYTVYIWAVKGSRVSRKSSTAAETEIDSPKNLKASDVKLDAATLTWTAPLARIDGYILTFRAEDGTLKTLEKTLREGESRFAMSDLEMGKNYIVTLLAYRGAKRSRVIETTFKTVGLLHPFPMDCTQIKTNGNMASGIYTIYINSDRTKPMEVYCDMDTDGGGWVVLQRRNNGQMDFMKRWRPYMAGFGNMTDEFWLGLDNIYELTNTPTQYELRVDLGVGSEKAYAVYDNFKIAPAKQKFKLSIGKYRGTAGDAMNYHQGRPFSTVDNDNDIALGNCALTHRGAWWYKNCHLANLNGKFGDNRHSMGVNWEPWKGHLMSLDFTEMKIRPVGAARKRRSLSSRTAPRK; from the exons ATGACTACTAGACTTCACTGGCCTTCAAGAGCCCTCTGCCTGATAGGCATACTGTGCACTGTCACTGCCACATATGTGACAGAAGATTCTCCAGCCCCCGCTGAGAAAGGAGTCACCTTCAGCCACATCTATAAGATAGACCTGACCAAGAGCCCTGGCTGCAAATTGGCCTTGCAGACCATGCCTCACCAGCAGGACCAGGGATTAGGTCTGCAAGAGCTGGAGGGGGGCCCTACTCTGGAGGGGGACAAGGACATAGTATTCAGGCACCAAATCAACCTCAAGACCTCAAAGTGTGACTGTGATGAGTCGGAGCATTTCAAGTCTTTGCTGTACAGAGTCAACGcgctggaggaggaggtggaacacCTGAAGAGTCAGTGCTCCCAGGGCTTCTGTGGTGGCAAAGGTGGTGGAGCAGGAG GTGTGGACACTAGCTGTAGTGGCCACGGGACCTACCAGCACGACACCTGCAGCTGCCAATGTAACCCTGGCTGGGAAGGCCCAGACTGCTCCATCTCCACCTGTCCTGATGAGTGCAACGACCATGGGCGCTGTGTGGATGGCAAGTGTGTGTGTCTTGCTGGCTACATGGGGAGTGACTGCAGCCAGCTGATGTGCCCAGGTGACTGCAACGATAAGGGACACTGCGTGGacgggaagtgtgtgtgtcttgctGGCTACATGGGGAGTGACTGCAGCCAGCTGATGTGCCCAGGTGACTGCAACGATAAGGGACACTGCGTGGacgggaagtgtgtgtgtcttgctGGCTACATGGGGAGTGACTGCAGCCAGCTGATGTGCCCAGGTGACTGCAACGATAAGGGACACTGCGTGGacgggaagtgtgtgtgtcttgctGGCTACATGGGGAGTGACTGCAGCCAGCTGATGTGCCCAGGTGACTGCAACGATAAGGGACACTGCGTGGacgggaagtgtgtgtgtcttgctGGCTACATGGGGAGTGACTGCAGCCAGCTGATGTGCCCAGGTGACTGCAACGATAAGGGACACTGCGTGGACGGGAAGTGTGTGTGCTTCAGCCACTTCACCGGCGAAGACTGCAGCGAACAGAAATGCAGTCCTGACTGCGTCCACGGTACCTGCGTGAATGGAATGTGTATCTGTGACGAGGGCTTCTTCGGGGATGACTGCTCTGCAG TGATTGGCCCTAACGGCCTGCGTCTGGTCAGGGTGACTGATGTCTCGCTGCTGGTAGAGTGGCAGGCGGTGAGAGCAGCAGAGTACTACGTCTTGGCCTGGCACCCTGAGGGCAACGAGGCAGAGCTGGAGCGGGTCACCGTTCCCAACACAGAGACCTCTTACCTGATCACCGGTCTTAGGCCTGGGGTCACCTACATAGTGCAGGTGTACGCTGTCATCAAGGAGATCCAGAGCGAGGGGGACAGGATAGAGGCGACCACAG TGGTGTCTGGTATTGATGGTATCCGGGTATTGGGCCAGACTGAGGACTCTATCCAGGTGGACTGGCAGAACCCTGCAGCACCTCTGGACCACTTCAGACTAACCCATGCTAACCCTGAcgggcaggaggaggagcagaTCGTACCTATGAGTGCAGAGGCCAGGACCACCAACACCATCGTAG GACTGCAACCTGGCACTGAGTACCTCATCACAGTGCAAGGCATCAAAGGCACCATCGAGGGGAAAGCCTCCTTCGTCACCGGGGTCACAG ATCTTGATGCTCCTACGAACCTCTTGACAAAAGAAGTGACACAGGACACTGCTACCGTGGAATGGCAGAAGGTACAGGCAGAGATCGACGGCTACATGATCAGCTACAGCTCTGCTGAGGGCTCCAGTGGGGAGATCCCTGTGGGGGCAGACAGCAACTCCTACAGGCTGACTGGGCTGAGGCCTGGAGTCATCTACACAGTCTACATCTGGGCTGTCAAGGGCTCCAGGGTCAGCAGGAAGAGCTCCACTGTAGCTGAGACAG ATCTGGATGCTCCTACTAACCTCTTGACCAGAGAAGTGACCGAGGATACAGCCGATGTGTCGTGGGACAGACCTCTAGGGGACATCGACGGCTACATGATCAGCTACAGCTCTGCTGAGGGCTCCAGTGGGGAGATCCCTGTGGGGGCAGACAGCAACTCCTACAGGCTGACTGGGCTGAGGCCTGGAGTCATCTACACAGTCTACATCTGGGCTGTCAAGGGCTCCCGGGTCAGCAGGAAGAGCTCCACAGCAGCTGAGACAG AAATTGATTCGCCTAAGAACCTAAAAGCATCAGATGTTAAGCTGGACGCTGCGACCCTGACCTGGACTGCTCCCTTAGCCAGAATCGATGGCTACATCCTCACATTCAGAGCTGAGGATGGCACATTGAAG ACTTTGGAGAAGAcgctgagggaaggagagagcaggtttGCCATGTCAGACCTGGAGATGGGAAAGAACTATATTGTTACCCTCCTCGCTTACAGAGGAGCAAAGAGGAGCAGAGTGATAGAGACCACATTCAAAACAG TGGGTTTGTTGCACCCGTTCCCCATGGACTGTACCCAGATTAAGACGAATGGTAACATGGCAAGTGGAATCTACACGATTTATATCAACAGTGATCGCACCAAGCCCATGGAAGTGTACTGTGACATGGACACTGATGGCGGTGGATGGGTG GTGTTACAAAGACGCAACAATGGACAGATGGACTTCATGAAGCGCTGGAGACCGTACATGGCCGGCTTTGGGAACATGACTGATGAGTTCTGGCTCG GTCTGGACAATATCTATGAGCTGACCAATACTCCGACCCAGTATGAGTTGCGAGTGGACCTGGGTGTGGGTTCAGAGAAGGCCTATGCCGTCTATGACAACTTCAAGATAGCCCCGGCAAAGCAGAAGTTCAAGCTGTCCATCGGCAAATACAGAGGAACAGCAG GTGATGCCATGAACTACCATCAAGGTCGCCCTTTCTCTACTGTTGACAATGACAATGACATTGCTCTTGGTAATTGCGCCCTGACTCATCGTGGCGCTTGGTGGTACAAGAACTGTCACCTTGCCAACCTGAACGGCAAATTCGGAGACAACAGACACAGCATG GGTGTGAACTGGGAGCCATGGAAAGGCCACCTCATGTCTCTTGATTTCACTGAGATGAAGATCCGGCCAGTGGGCGCCGCCAGGAAGAGGAGGTCGCTTAGCAGCAGAACAGCTCCCAGAAAATAG
- the tnn gene encoding tenascin-N isoform X2 — protein MTTRLHWPSRALCLIGILCTVTATYVTEDSPAPAEKGVTFSHIYKIDLTKSPGCKLALQTMPHQQDQGLGLQELEGGPTLEGDKDIVFRHQINLKTSKCDCDESEHFKSLLYRVNALEEEVEHLKSQCSQGFCGGKGGGAGGVDTSCSGHGTYQHDTCSCQCNPGWEGPDCSISTCPDECNDHGRCVDGKCVCLAGYMGSDCSQLMCPGDCNDKGHCVDGKCVCLAGYMGSDCSQLMCPGDCNDKGHCVDGKCVCLAGYMGSDCSQLMCPGDCNDKGHCVDGKCVCLAGYMGSDCSQLMCPGDCNDKGHCVDGKCVCLAGYMGSDCSQLMCPGDCNDKGHCVDGKCVCFSHFTGEDCSEQKCSPDCVHGTCVNGMCICDEGFFGDDCSAVIGPNGLRLVRVTDVSLLVEWQAVRAAEYYVLAWHPEGNEAELERVTVPNTETSYLITGLRPGVTYIVQVYAVIKEIQSEGDRIEATTVVSGIDGIRVLGQTEDSIQVDWQNPAAPLDHFRLTHANPDGQEEEQIVPMSAEARTTNTIVGLQPGTEYLITVQGIKGTIEGKASFVTGVTDLDAPTNLLTREVTEDTADVSWDRPLGDIDGYMISYSSAEGSSGEIPVGADSNSYRLTGLRPGVIYTVYIWAVKGSRVSRKSSTAAETEIDSPKNLKASDVKLDAATLTWTAPLARIDGYILTFRAEDGTLKTLEKTLREGESRFAMSDLEMGKNYIVTLLAYRGAKRSRVIETTFKTVGLLHPFPMDCTQIKTNGNMASGIYTIYINSDRTKPMEVYCDMDTDGGGWVVLQRRNNGQMDFMKRWRPYMAGFGNMTDEFWLGLDNIYELTNTPTQYELRVDLGVGSEKAYAVYDNFKIAPAKQKFKLSIGKYRGTAGDAMNYHQGRPFSTVDNDNDIALGNCALTHRGAWWYKNCHLANLNGKFGDNRHSMGVNWEPWKGHLMSLDFTEMKIRPVGAARKRRSLSSRTAPRK, from the exons ATGACTACTAGACTTCACTGGCCTTCAAGAGCCCTCTGCCTGATAGGCATACTGTGCACTGTCACTGCCACATATGTGACAGAAGATTCTCCAGCCCCCGCTGAGAAAGGAGTCACCTTCAGCCACATCTATAAGATAGACCTGACCAAGAGCCCTGGCTGCAAATTGGCCTTGCAGACCATGCCTCACCAGCAGGACCAGGGATTAGGTCTGCAAGAGCTGGAGGGGGGCCCTACTCTGGAGGGGGACAAGGACATAGTATTCAGGCACCAAATCAACCTCAAGACCTCAAAGTGTGACTGTGATGAGTCGGAGCATTTCAAGTCTTTGCTGTACAGAGTCAACGcgctggaggaggaggtggaacacCTGAAGAGTCAGTGCTCCCAGGGCTTCTGTGGTGGCAAAGGTGGTGGAGCAGGAG GTGTGGACACTAGCTGTAGTGGCCACGGGACCTACCAGCACGACACCTGCAGCTGCCAATGTAACCCTGGCTGGGAAGGCCCAGACTGCTCCATCTCCACCTGTCCTGATGAGTGCAACGACCATGGGCGCTGTGTGGATGGCAAGTGTGTGTGTCTTGCTGGCTACATGGGGAGTGACTGCAGCCAGCTGATGTGCCCAGGTGACTGCAACGATAAGGGACACTGCGTGGacgggaagtgtgtgtgtcttgctGGCTACATGGGGAGTGACTGCAGCCAGCTGATGTGCCCAGGTGACTGCAACGATAAGGGACACTGCGTGGacgggaagtgtgtgtgtcttgctGGCTACATGGGGAGTGACTGCAGCCAGCTGATGTGCCCAGGTGACTGCAACGATAAGGGACACTGCGTGGacgggaagtgtgtgtgtcttgctGGCTACATGGGGAGTGACTGCAGCCAGCTGATGTGCCCAGGTGACTGCAACGATAAGGGACACTGCGTGGacgggaagtgtgtgtgtcttgctGGCTACATGGGGAGTGACTGCAGCCAGCTGATGTGCCCAGGTGACTGCAACGATAAGGGACACTGCGTGGACGGGAAGTGTGTGTGCTTCAGCCACTTCACCGGCGAAGACTGCAGCGAACAGAAATGCAGTCCTGACTGCGTCCACGGTACCTGCGTGAATGGAATGTGTATCTGTGACGAGGGCTTCTTCGGGGATGACTGCTCTGCAG TGATTGGCCCTAACGGCCTGCGTCTGGTCAGGGTGACTGATGTCTCGCTGCTGGTAGAGTGGCAGGCGGTGAGAGCAGCAGAGTACTACGTCTTGGCCTGGCACCCTGAGGGCAACGAGGCAGAGCTGGAGCGGGTCACCGTTCCCAACACAGAGACCTCTTACCTGATCACCGGTCTTAGGCCTGGGGTCACCTACATAGTGCAGGTGTACGCTGTCATCAAGGAGATCCAGAGCGAGGGGGACAGGATAGAGGCGACCACAG TGGTGTCTGGTATTGATGGTATCCGGGTATTGGGCCAGACTGAGGACTCTATCCAGGTGGACTGGCAGAACCCTGCAGCACCTCTGGACCACTTCAGACTAACCCATGCTAACCCTGAcgggcaggaggaggagcagaTCGTACCTATGAGTGCAGAGGCCAGGACCACCAACACCATCGTAG GACTGCAACCTGGCACTGAGTACCTCATCACAGTGCAAGGCATCAAAGGCACCATCGAGGGGAAAGCCTCCTTCGTCACCGGGGTCACAG ATCTGGATGCTCCTACTAACCTCTTGACCAGAGAAGTGACCGAGGATACAGCCGATGTGTCGTGGGACAGACCTCTAGGGGACATCGACGGCTACATGATCAGCTACAGCTCTGCTGAGGGCTCCAGTGGGGAGATCCCTGTGGGGGCAGACAGCAACTCCTACAGGCTGACTGGGCTGAGGCCTGGAGTCATCTACACAGTCTACATCTGGGCTGTCAAGGGCTCCCGGGTCAGCAGGAAGAGCTCCACAGCAGCTGAGACAG AAATTGATTCGCCTAAGAACCTAAAAGCATCAGATGTTAAGCTGGACGCTGCGACCCTGACCTGGACTGCTCCCTTAGCCAGAATCGATGGCTACATCCTCACATTCAGAGCTGAGGATGGCACATTGAAG ACTTTGGAGAAGAcgctgagggaaggagagagcaggtttGCCATGTCAGACCTGGAGATGGGAAAGAACTATATTGTTACCCTCCTCGCTTACAGAGGAGCAAAGAGGAGCAGAGTGATAGAGACCACATTCAAAACAG TGGGTTTGTTGCACCCGTTCCCCATGGACTGTACCCAGATTAAGACGAATGGTAACATGGCAAGTGGAATCTACACGATTTATATCAACAGTGATCGCACCAAGCCCATGGAAGTGTACTGTGACATGGACACTGATGGCGGTGGATGGGTG GTGTTACAAAGACGCAACAATGGACAGATGGACTTCATGAAGCGCTGGAGACCGTACATGGCCGGCTTTGGGAACATGACTGATGAGTTCTGGCTCG GTCTGGACAATATCTATGAGCTGACCAATACTCCGACCCAGTATGAGTTGCGAGTGGACCTGGGTGTGGGTTCAGAGAAGGCCTATGCCGTCTATGACAACTTCAAGATAGCCCCGGCAAAGCAGAAGTTCAAGCTGTCCATCGGCAAATACAGAGGAACAGCAG GTGATGCCATGAACTACCATCAAGGTCGCCCTTTCTCTACTGTTGACAATGACAATGACATTGCTCTTGGTAATTGCGCCCTGACTCATCGTGGCGCTTGGTGGTACAAGAACTGTCACCTTGCCAACCTGAACGGCAAATTCGGAGACAACAGACACAGCATG GGTGTGAACTGGGAGCCATGGAAAGGCCACCTCATGTCTCTTGATTTCACTGAGATGAAGATCCGGCCAGTGGGCGCCGCCAGGAAGAGGAGGTCGCTTAGCAGCAGAACAGCTCCCAGAAAATAG